From a single Triticum urartu cultivar G1812 unplaced genomic scaffold, Tu2.1 TuUngrouped_contig_5212, whole genome shotgun sequence genomic region:
- the LOC125528917 gene encoding uncharacterized protein LOC125528917, whose protein sequence is MWATVVMLGGFCTLLEPTDFWSTTAIIFIEAFRFFTRDNRLENHPLFGTNGAIKKLTSHSVLKDEKHTFYAVLAVVSLCDRILFVCPRNVKGIALIVMAASGVLIGNLPFAVQTILQHHLWLFLSSLLVILLTLSAQLIRKFWIRGKSQGSQLAVVLVHTAVLLLMVIVQSISVYILVCKPPRVRQIISKWIKVLYLVKVVLGLALIVGMFSLFLPSVDWFVYGNLVKMMVTLIFALSTIPSPNNETAYYWMDVGLCISMAISWVFCIESAVFNPGVLLVILICGNLQLPAAIARMLLSAMRLQDQQLVKSYPTPGSKNLLPTLHLFYWFVIFQGTFYLCACILNFYGAKLQLHNEKGLGDVQKEEAAFGPQTILDSYGTRLQLHNEKGLGDVQKEEEAFVSQTIPDGSIAISIRSDEEQSNTNPVNCILVGTLPVPL, encoded by the exons ATGTGGGCCACAGTTGTAATGCTTGGGGGTTTCTGCACCCTGCTCGAACCAACCGATTTCTGGTCTACAACAGCTATAATATTTATTGAAGCTTTCAG GTTTTTCACTCGAGATAACCGTTTGGAGAATCACCCGTTGTTTGGAACTAATGGAGCTATTAAAAAGCTAACATCTCACAGTGTGTTAAAGGATGAAAAACATACATTTTATGCGGTATTGGCAGTTGTCAGCTTATGTGACAGGATACTTTTTGTTTGTCCGAGAAATGTCAAGGGCATCGCTCTCATTGTAATGGCAGCTTCCGGGGTTCTGATTGGCAATCTGCCTTTTGCCGTGCAGACAATCCTGCAACATCATCTGTGGCTCTTCTTAAGCTCTCTGCTTGTCATTCTACTCACCCTCTCCGCCCAATTGATCAGAAAATTCTGGATCCGTGGTAAGTCTCAAGGATCTCAACTTGCAGTTGTACTAGTGCACACTGCAGTGCTGTTACTCATGGTCATAGTGCAGAGCATATCCGTTTACATTCTTGTATGCAAACCGCCACGGGTTAGGCAGATAATAAGCAAGTGGATTAAAGTGTTATACCTTGTTAAGGTGGTGCTGGGCTTAGCCTTGATAGTGGGGATGTTTTCTCTCTTCCTGCCTTCTGTTGACTGGTTCGTCTATGGTAATTTAGTGAAGATGATGGTAACCCTGATCTTCGCACTAAGCACCATTCCGAGCCCAAACAATGAAACTGCGTACTATTGGATGGACGTCGGCTTGTGCATATCAATGGCAATCAGCTGGGTTTTCTGCATCGAGTCTGCAGTTTTTAACCCAGGGGTGCTGCTTGTTATACTTATCTGTGGTAACCTGCAGCTCCCGGCAGCAATAGCGCGTATGCTGCTATCAGCCATGAGGCTTCAAGATCAGCAGCTTGTTAAATCGTATCCCACTCCAGGAAGCAAAAATTTATTGCCTACGCTACATCTTTTTTACTGGTTTGTGATCTTCCAAGGCACATTCTATTTGTGTGCTTGCATTCTCAACTTTTATGGGGCTAAACTGCAGTTGCACAATGAAAAGGGCTTGGGGGATGTTCAAAAGGAAGAAGCAGCATTTGGCCCTCAAACCATTCTGGACAGTTATGGGACTAGACTGCAGTTGCACAATGAAAAGGGTTTGGGGGATGTtcaaaaagaagaagaagcattTGTCTCTCAAACCATTCCAGACGGTTCTATAGCAATTAGCATAAGATCTGACGAGGAACAATCAAACACCAATCCAGTTAACTGCATACTGGTCGGGACACTCCCTGTCCCCCTATAA